Proteins encoded by one window of Misgurnus anguillicaudatus chromosome 4, ASM2758022v2, whole genome shotgun sequence:
- the ccdc6b gene encoding coiled-coil domain-containing protein 6b gives MMADSASESDTDGATPQCSTSTSILISSFRLEELTNRLASLQQENKVLKIELETFKLKCKALQEENRDLRRASVTIQARAEQEEEFISNTLFKKIQALQKEKETLAVNYEKEEEFLTNELSRKLMQLQHEKAELEQHLEQEQEFQVNKLMKKIKKLENDTITKQLTLEQLRHEKIDLENTLEQEQEALVNRLWKRMDKLEAEKRTLQEKLDQPVSAPPSPRDISMEIDSPENMMRHIRCLKSEVERLKKSLRSAELQHTENRAQYIEEERHMREENIRLQRKLQREVERREALCRQLSESESSLEMDDERYFNEMSAQGLRPRTVSSPIPYSPSPSSSRPISPGLSYAGHTMGFTPPSTLTRAGMSYYNTPGLHIHVGASHGITRPSPRRSNSPDKFKRPTPPPSPNTQAGVQPPPPPPPPVHPASSQAAAQSSQP, from the exons ATGATGGCGGATAGCGCAAGCGAGAGCGATACGGACGGAGCCACCCCTCAGTGCTCAACATCCACCTCAATTCTCATCTCTTCCTTCCGCCTGGAGGAGCTGACGAACCGCCTAGCCTCCTTACAGCAGGAGAACAAAGTCTTAAAGATCGAGCTCGAGACATTTAAACTGAAGTGTAAAGCACTGCAGGAGGAGAACCGAGACCTGCGCAGAGCCAGTGTCACTATA CAAGCGAGAGCAGAACAAGAAGAGGAGTTCATCAGTAACACATTATTCAAGAAGATTCAAGCCCtgcagaaagagaaagaaacgTTAGCAGTTAACTATGAGAAGGAGGAAGAATTTCTTACCAATGAACTCTCACGAAAACTTATGCAG CTACAACACGAGAAAGCCGAGCTGGAGCAGCACTTGGAACAAGAGCAAGAGTTTCAGGTGAACAAACTGATGAAGAAGATCAAGAAACTGGAGAACGACACCATCACCAAACAGCTGACTCTAGAACAG CTCAGACATGAGAAGATCGACCTGGAAAACACTTTAGAGCAGGAACAAGAGGCTCTGGTGAACCGACTGTGGAAGCGCATGGACAAACTGGAGGCAGAGAAAAG GACTCTTCAAGAGAAGCTCGACCAACCTGTCTCAGCCCCGCCGTCTCCCAGGGACATCTCGATGGAGATCGACTCGCCTGAGAACATGATGAGACACATAAGGTGCCTCAAGAGTGAGGTGGAGCGTCTGAAGAAGAGCCTGCGCTCGGCAGAACTTCAAC ACACAGAGAACAGGGCTCAGTACATAGAAGAAGAGCGGCACATGCGAGAGGAGAACATCCGTCTGCAGAGGAAACTCCAGCGAGAGGTGGAGCGCAGAGAAGCTTTGTGTCGACAGCTTTCAGAGAGTGAATCCAGCTTGGAGATGGACGATGAGAG GTACTTTAATGAGATGTCTGCCCAGGGTCTGCGTCCTCGTACCGTATCCAGCCCCATTCCATACAGCCCATCCCCGAGCTCCAGCAGACCCATCTCACCAG GGTTGTCATATGCAGGTCACACAATGGGCTTCACCCCTCCATCGACGTTGACTCGAGCAGGAATGTCTTATTACAACACACCCGGCCTGCACATCCACGTGGGAGCTTCGCACGGCATCACA AGACCTTCACCAAGAAGAAGCAACAGTCCGGACAAATTCAAGCGCCCCACACCCCCACCTTCCCCCAACACGCAGGCTGGTGTGCAGCCGCCGCCTCCCCCACCACCACCGGTGCATCCAGCATCATCGCAGGCAGCTGCGCAGTCCTCGCAGCCGTAG